From a region of the Myxococcus fulvus genome:
- a CDS encoding Ig-like domain-containing protein, protein MGSTRSSPANGSQYESALAWGTSNYLAAWVDERHGTGSQGSGGTQVYATRLNAAGEVLDPVGIRLTRGAHVSLYHQGISIAGDSTGFLVVWQAVSSLDGNTVAPLLGTRVGADGQVLWADRELLRPSAGNFTQTSLTFTGDGYLLVWNVRPEPGRQHLRATRVELDGTVLDPEGVDLGEGGLGQVTWTAQGGFIVYWAEGLWGVRVNTRGEAQGSAFRISAPDADVTSGPGFAFDGTNHLVIWTERDSESSAHRNILGARVSVTQGVLGAPFFIQEAPLYQPSPQVAFNGTNYVVAWHTDGVIDGARVTSVYARRVSPSGAMVDTDAYLVRRNPGGVFLFQDAMATSGTDMLLLWRNALVSTKSTLYATRLDITGALLTDHFLVTSSSNTQLSPAMASGGNRHLMVWAEPNVLPQGSDIFGTFLDDAGVEVTPGGFAIAESARDQQHPAVAFDGTNFLVTWTESMLDTANIMARRVPAFGAPVTPQFRLSQFGDSSAGPRLACDPKTCLVVWYSPSSNPASSAIVGNYVDTNDVVLPQGSSSWFVWGRPLEPDVAVSFDGTNFLLVYATGASDRHVEGRFVRRYGSPPGDSDTTGLVSTQAPGLRHVSAAFDGTNHVVAWMEGSQVRATRVSPSGTMLETTPWEMSPVESSLKQRPTVVSDGISSLVLWASRPPEGSTLNAIHGTRTMAFDSTPGSPQVLASAPWSDAFAAGTAVKPGQFLVAYSRFEGPPHGTHRLFTRKARYNTAPQVTDRSFESVEDTPLELTLTARDVENDAFTWSIAAEPAHGTLGGSPPAITYTPATGFRGEDRFQFTATDAEGMSSTATVRVTVIRAPVAPQVVPLDLELDEDSSIPLRLIATDENGDAVTYHIGPPPLHGSLSGTPPDLTYTPHADFSGTDVFGYWASDDGRLESTRAWVNITVRPIDDAPVAEDSSYFVHRPASVDIVLKAHDVDGDPLTYSVAQPRNGTLTGTAPNLVYTPFPNARDDESLVFTVSDGKRVATGTVTIDVRFTNVPPFARDQHFTVNPGESIDIELDVENVDGDVLTYDIREQPASGTLSGEPPHLRFQASDSFTGSVSFTYGVSDGLESATARVSIRSLARPADPSPGKSGGCSSSGGAPSLVMVLGVLALLARRQRSSGFARAHVTRQHR, encoded by the coding sequence GTGGGGTCCACCCGGTCGAGCCCCGCGAACGGCTCCCAATACGAGTCCGCCCTGGCCTGGGGCACCTCGAACTACCTCGCGGCCTGGGTGGATGAGCGTCACGGCACCGGCAGCCAGGGCTCAGGAGGGACGCAGGTCTACGCGACCCGGCTGAACGCAGCGGGAGAGGTGTTGGACCCCGTGGGCATCCGCTTGACCCGAGGCGCGCATGTGTCCCTCTATCACCAGGGAATCTCCATCGCCGGAGACAGCACGGGATTCCTCGTGGTCTGGCAGGCGGTGTCGTCGCTGGACGGAAACACCGTCGCCCCCCTCCTCGGCACGCGAGTCGGCGCGGACGGACAGGTCCTGTGGGCCGACAGGGAGCTGCTCCGTCCGAGCGCTGGCAACTTCACGCAGACCAGCCTGACCTTCACGGGGGACGGCTATCTGCTGGTCTGGAACGTGCGGCCGGAGCCGGGGCGGCAACACCTGCGCGCCACACGGGTCGAGCTCGATGGAACGGTGCTCGACCCCGAGGGCGTGGACCTGGGAGAAGGAGGGCTCGGGCAAGTGACCTGGACAGCCCAGGGCGGGTTCATCGTCTACTGGGCCGAGGGACTCTGGGGCGTCCGGGTGAACACACGCGGAGAGGCCCAGGGGAGCGCGTTCCGCATCAGCGCGCCCGACGCCGATGTCACCAGCGGCCCCGGGTTCGCGTTCGATGGCACGAATCACCTGGTCATCTGGACCGAGCGGGATTCGGAGAGCAGCGCGCACCGGAACATCCTGGGCGCACGCGTCAGCGTCACGCAGGGCGTCCTCGGTGCGCCCTTCTTCATCCAGGAGGCCCCCCTCTACCAGCCCTCTCCGCAGGTCGCCTTCAATGGCACGAACTACGTGGTGGCCTGGCACACCGACGGGGTGATCGACGGCGCCCGCGTCACCAGCGTCTATGCCCGGCGGGTCTCCCCCTCCGGCGCGATGGTCGATACCGACGCCTATCTCGTGAGGAGAAACCCGGGGGGCGTCTTCCTCTTCCAGGATGCGATGGCGACCTCTGGAACGGACATGCTCCTCCTCTGGCGGAACGCGCTCGTGTCCACCAAGAGCACCCTCTACGCAACGCGGTTGGACATCACGGGAGCCCTCTTGACGGACCACTTCCTCGTCACGTCGTCCTCCAACACCCAGCTCTCGCCCGCGATGGCCTCGGGTGGCAATCGCCACCTGATGGTCTGGGCCGAGCCGAACGTGCTCCCCCAGGGCTCGGACATCTTTGGAACCTTCCTGGATGACGCGGGCGTCGAGGTGACCCCGGGCGGCTTCGCCATCGCCGAGTCCGCGAGGGACCAACAGCACCCCGCCGTCGCGTTCGATGGCACGAACTTCCTGGTGACCTGGACGGAGAGCATGCTCGACACCGCCAACATCATGGCGCGCCGGGTCCCCGCGTTCGGTGCCCCCGTCACCCCCCAGTTCCGCCTCAGCCAGTTCGGGGACTCCTCGGCCGGCCCACGGCTCGCGTGCGACCCGAAGACGTGTCTCGTGGTCTGGTACTCGCCTTCCTCCAACCCCGCGTCGAGCGCGATCGTCGGCAACTACGTGGACACGAACGACGTCGTCCTGCCCCAGGGAAGCTCGTCTTGGTTCGTCTGGGGCCGCCCCCTCGAGCCGGACGTGGCGGTCTCCTTCGATGGAACGAACTTCCTCCTCGTGTACGCCACCGGCGCGAGCGACAGGCACGTCGAAGGCAGGTTCGTGAGACGATATGGCAGCCCGCCTGGCGACAGCGACACCACCGGCCTCGTCAGCACCCAGGCCCCTGGCCTCCGCCACGTCTCCGCCGCGTTCGACGGGACGAACCATGTCGTCGCGTGGATGGAGGGCTCCCAGGTCCGCGCCACGCGCGTGAGCCCCAGTGGCACCATGCTGGAGACCACGCCCTGGGAGATGTCTCCCGTGGAGTCCTCGCTCAAGCAGCGCCCGACGGTCGTCTCCGATGGCATCTCCTCGCTCGTGCTCTGGGCTTCGCGTCCTCCCGAGGGTTCGACGCTCAACGCGATTCACGGGACCCGGACGATGGCGTTCGACAGCACCCCGGGCAGTCCCCAGGTCCTGGCCTCCGCGCCGTGGAGCGACGCCTTCGCCGCGGGCACCGCGGTGAAGCCCGGGCAGTTCCTCGTCGCCTACTCCCGCTTCGAGGGGCCACCACATGGCACCCATCGCCTGTTCACGCGCAAGGCCCGCTACAACACCGCGCCCCAGGTGACGGACCGTTCGTTCGAGTCGGTGGAGGACACGCCACTCGAACTCACGCTCACCGCGCGCGACGTGGAGAACGACGCGTTCACGTGGAGCATCGCCGCGGAGCCGGCGCATGGCACGCTGGGGGGCTCGCCGCCCGCCATCACCTATACGCCCGCGACCGGCTTCCGGGGCGAGGACCGCTTCCAGTTCACCGCGACCGACGCGGAGGGCATGTCCAGCACCGCCACCGTCCGGGTGACGGTCATCCGCGCTCCCGTGGCGCCCCAGGTGGTGCCGCTCGACCTGGAGCTCGACGAGGACTCGAGCATCCCGCTGCGCTTGATCGCCACGGATGAGAACGGCGACGCGGTGACGTATCACATCGGCCCGCCTCCCCTGCACGGCTCGCTGTCGGGGACGCCGCCGGACCTCACGTACACACCACACGCGGACTTCTCCGGCACCGACGTCTTCGGGTATTGGGCGAGCGACGACGGCAGGCTCGAGTCCACGCGGGCCTGGGTGAACATCACCGTGCGTCCCATCGATGACGCTCCGGTCGCCGAGGACTCCTCCTATTTCGTGCACCGGCCGGCCTCCGTCGACATCGTCCTGAAGGCTCACGATGTGGATGGAGATCCGCTCACCTACTCCGTGGCGCAGCCCCGGAATGGAACACTCACCGGAACAGCACCGAACCTCGTCTACACGCCCTTCCCCAACGCTCGCGACGACGAGTCCCTCGTCTTCACCGTGAGCGACGGGAAGCGTGTCGCGACGGGCACCGTCACCATCGACGTCCGGTTCACGAACGTCCCGCCCTTCGCCCGGGACCAGCACTTCACCGTCAACCCCGGAGAGAGCATCGACATCGAGCTCGACGTGGAGAACGTGGATGGAGACGTGTTGACCTATGACATCCGCGAGCAGCCCGCCTCGGGCACGCTGTCCGGTGAACCGCCCCACCTGCGCTTCCAGGCGAGCGACTCCTTCACGGGCTCAGTGTCCTTCACCTACGGGGTCAGTGATGGCCTGGAGTCGGCGACCGCCCGCGTGTCCATCCGGTCTCTCGCCAGGCCCGCGGATCCGTCTCCGGGCAAGTCAGGGGGCTGTTCGTCGTCAGGCGGCGCACCGTCGCTCGTGATGGTGCTCGGCGTCCTCGCCCTGCTCGCGCGGCGCCAGCGCTCCAGCGGCTTCGCGCGGGCACACGTCACGCGGCAGCACCGCTGA
- a CDS encoding alpha/beta fold hydrolase, with translation MATQASTGAGKISGSYLTTRDGTQIYFKDWGPRDGQPIVFSHGWPLSADAFEDQMMFLSDRGYRTIAHDRRGNGRSSQPWSGHDMDHFADDLADLTSALGLSKAVHVGHSTGGGEVARYIGRHGTSRVAKAVLIGAVPPIMLKTDWHPNGLPMKVFDDIRAGVRTDRASFFRELSMAFFGFNRPGAKVSEGLRDTFVMQGLMASIKAEYDTVKAFSETDFRADLAKFDVPTLVMHGDDDQIVPFEGAGKLTATLVKGAKLKVYPGFSHGMCAVNKGIINEDLLAFIQG, from the coding sequence ATGGCGACACAAGCGTCCACAGGGGCCGGAAAGATTTCCGGCAGCTACCTCACCACCCGCGACGGCACGCAGATCTACTTCAAGGACTGGGGCCCCCGGGATGGCCAGCCCATCGTCTTCTCGCACGGCTGGCCGCTGTCGGCCGACGCATTCGAAGACCAGATGATGTTCCTATCGGACCGCGGCTACCGGACCATCGCGCATGACCGGCGGGGCAATGGTCGCTCGTCCCAGCCGTGGAGCGGGCATGACATGGACCACTTCGCGGACGACCTCGCGGACCTGACCTCGGCGCTGGGGCTGAGCAAGGCCGTGCACGTGGGCCACTCGACGGGCGGTGGCGAGGTGGCGCGGTACATCGGCCGACACGGCACCTCACGCGTGGCGAAGGCGGTGCTCATCGGCGCGGTGCCTCCCATCATGCTCAAGACGGACTGGCACCCCAACGGGCTCCCCATGAAGGTGTTCGACGACATCCGCGCGGGCGTGCGGACGGATCGCGCGTCGTTCTTCCGCGAGCTGAGCATGGCGTTCTTCGGCTTCAACCGCCCGGGCGCGAAGGTCTCCGAGGGACTTCGTGACACGTTCGTCATGCAGGGACTGATGGCCTCCATCAAGGCCGAGTACGACACCGTCAAGGCCTTCTCGGAGACGGACTTCCGCGCGGACCTGGCGAAGTTCGACGTGCCCACGCTGGTCATGCATGGCGATGACGACCAGATCGTCCCCTTCGAGGGCGCGGGCAAGCTCACCGCCACCCTGGTCAAGGGCGCGAAGCTCAAGGTCTACCCCGGCTTCAGCCACGGCATGTGCGCGGTCAACAAGGGCATCATCAACGAGGACCTGCTCGCCTTCATCCAGGGCTGA
- the mltG gene encoding endolytic transglycosylase MltG: MKKVLAALAVVIVLAAVAGVGAFVVMEGAVNKAVAAPGAPVVEFTVPKGTSGRGLGGLLVTQGLLSDTKVWRYHLFRRGGFSPKAGRHPVSPSMTVAELAKALEGNPLPDDIPFVVVEGWRLRDTDAALVAANLIKPGEYIAAASNPSRFKAPFPLPVTTLEGYLYPETYGIIPGDVDVEDLIQRQLDAFAARFYTPNKDAITQSGRSLHEVVVMASMLEREEPVPAQRPLVAGILWKRVDKGFPLGVDATSRYVLAQWNDRKEFLKRLRDPEDPYNTRHRKGLPPGPIGAPTVESLQAAMAPKPSEFWYYLHDAQKNLHPSRNADEHEALRKKYNVY, from the coding sequence ATGAAGAAAGTCCTCGCGGCTCTGGCAGTGGTCATCGTGTTGGCGGCGGTGGCGGGTGTGGGTGCCTTCGTGGTGATGGAGGGGGCGGTCAACAAGGCCGTCGCCGCTCCGGGTGCGCCCGTGGTGGAGTTCACCGTCCCCAAGGGAACCTCGGGCAGGGGTCTGGGTGGCCTGCTCGTCACGCAGGGGTTGCTCTCGGACACCAAGGTCTGGCGCTACCACCTGTTCCGTCGGGGTGGGTTCTCGCCCAAGGCGGGGCGTCACCCGGTGAGCCCGTCCATGACGGTGGCGGAGCTGGCCAAGGCGCTGGAGGGCAACCCGCTCCCGGACGACATCCCGTTCGTGGTGGTGGAGGGCTGGCGGCTTCGGGACACGGACGCGGCGCTCGTCGCGGCGAACCTCATCAAGCCGGGCGAGTACATCGCGGCGGCCAGCAACCCCAGCCGCTTCAAGGCGCCGTTCCCGCTGCCCGTCACCACGCTGGAGGGTTACCTCTACCCGGAGACGTACGGCATCATCCCCGGCGACGTGGACGTGGAGGACCTCATCCAGCGGCAGCTGGACGCCTTCGCCGCGCGCTTCTACACGCCGAACAAGGACGCCATCACCCAGAGCGGCCGCTCGCTGCACGAGGTGGTGGTGATGGCCTCCATGCTGGAGCGCGAGGAGCCGGTGCCGGCGCAGCGCCCCCTGGTGGCGGGCATCCTCTGGAAGCGCGTGGACAAGGGCTTCCCGCTCGGCGTGGACGCGACATCGCGTTACGTGCTGGCGCAGTGGAACGACCGCAAGGAGTTCCTCAAGCGCCTGAGAGATCCCGAGGACCCGTACAACACGCGGCACCGCAAGGGCCTGCCGCCGGGTCCCATCGGCGCGCCCACCGTGGAGTCGCTCCAGGCCGCCATGGCGCCCAAGCCGAGCGAGTTCTGGTACTACCTGCACGACGCGCAGAAGAACCTGCACCCCTCGCGCAACGCGGACGAGCACGAGGCGCTGCGCAAGAAGTACAACGTGTACTGA
- a CDS encoding DUF7594 domain-containing protein — protein MVASPDTSPESSDEELVTRTVTFGAGADTHVVATSPTTSFGSSPTLEVDRAPESEAYLRFYIEPFTGTVTTARLRVFAVDGSADGPTVYDPPGVRSWNELTTWNNRPDWGGYWGVVSAGAVASGTWMELDVSDMSISQGSYVDVFLRADGTDGMTLASSEHPDPALRPQLVLTLESASDHPPPRPAPLTVSGAPVSFAPSADTFVSEDAPGSAEGGSARALRVGSSPGREAHLRFSVTGLTETVQRAVLRLRVAADGTEGGPSVFGTQGTWSESAMTWSTRPARVGGTLDRAPFLAPYGFVEYDVTNQVRGNGDVTFGLYGNSGDEVAFHSREAADLEPRLFVWAGASRSEPGDDCMTRQEVIATSVPPLHDTYATPETPSTTYHREASLRVDGAPRAEGFLDFDVQLGAQPVRRVLLRLYALDASANGPQVFSAQSFDEATTDWAHRPVVSGSALANLGAVARDSWVEIDVTDVVTTSGRHAFALVPDSADGLRFASAEASERGIIDAAPQLVVVKDAAPRCSYRGTKPSGTTAWVRQSTAVEAERSHHTAPAPGGGFVVLSHQEQTRDAPVSAEWTDVITLHRADGSVVWTRAFTQAQVSFTRVAVTAQGHVLAAGSYAGTPDLGTGALPQGTGMFVLELTASGAVEWTRGYTAWFQRADERLDNPMQVLDLATDAQGGAVLVGTFWGYTDFGAGPVYSGKPFPYDDTYPNSYVLKLDGQGGYQWAKLLLADTLRGTQATSVAVDAAGQVTVGGWAGRATDFGVGPDARIGPFVARWDASGAHRWVRVIPVYFSSLRALTVMPDGGVAFIGDFGGRFDFAGQSYASREPDEYDGGPRDTMLGRLSATGADVVLRTFRELTFQDLIVDAQGHLVTTQAGGGSLLGLGDVGPLESEAPYRPTVASFTDALETRWVRVFDPLQSNLLLTSQPGGILFTGDLVGAFEVDGVWYTPTSRRSDVLHLLLRP, from the coding sequence GTGGTGGCCTCCCCGGACACGAGCCCGGAGTCGAGTGACGAGGAGCTGGTCACCCGGACGGTGACGTTCGGCGCGGGCGCGGACACGCACGTGGTGGCGACCTCACCGACGACGAGCTTCGGCTCCTCGCCCACGTTGGAGGTGGACCGCGCTCCCGAGTCCGAGGCCTACCTGCGCTTCTACATCGAGCCCTTCACGGGGACGGTGACGACGGCGCGGCTTCGCGTCTTCGCGGTGGATGGCTCGGCCGATGGCCCCACGGTGTACGACCCGCCCGGCGTGCGTTCGTGGAACGAGCTGACGACGTGGAACAACCGCCCGGACTGGGGCGGGTACTGGGGCGTGGTCAGCGCGGGCGCGGTGGCGAGCGGCACCTGGATGGAGCTGGACGTCAGCGACATGTCCATCTCCCAGGGCAGCTATGTGGACGTGTTCCTGCGCGCGGACGGCACGGACGGCATGACGCTCGCGTCGAGCGAGCACCCCGACCCGGCCCTGCGTCCGCAGTTGGTGCTCACGTTGGAGTCCGCGTCGGACCATCCGCCCCCGCGCCCGGCGCCGCTCACGGTGTCCGGTGCGCCGGTGTCCTTCGCTCCGAGCGCGGACACGTTCGTCTCCGAGGATGCGCCGGGTTCGGCGGAGGGTGGCTCCGCGCGGGCGCTGCGCGTGGGCTCGAGTCCGGGGCGTGAGGCGCACCTGCGCTTCTCCGTGACGGGGCTGACGGAGACGGTGCAGCGCGCGGTGTTGCGCTTGCGAGTGGCCGCGGACGGCACGGAGGGCGGCCCGTCCGTCTTCGGTACCCAGGGCACGTGGAGCGAGTCGGCCATGACGTGGAGCACGCGTCCGGCGCGAGTGGGGGGCACGTTGGACCGGGCGCCGTTCCTCGCGCCCTATGGCTTCGTGGAGTACGACGTCACGAACCAGGTGCGTGGCAACGGGGACGTCACCTTCGGGCTGTATGGCAACTCCGGGGACGAGGTGGCGTTCCACTCGCGCGAGGCCGCGGACCTGGAGCCTCGGCTGTTCGTGTGGGCCGGTGCGTCGCGGAGCGAGCCGGGCGATGACTGCATGACGCGACAGGAGGTCATCGCGACCAGCGTCCCTCCGCTCCATGACACGTATGCGACGCCGGAGACGCCGTCGACGACGTACCACCGCGAGGCCTCGCTGCGCGTGGATGGGGCGCCTCGCGCGGAGGGCTTCCTGGACTTCGACGTGCAGCTGGGCGCGCAGCCCGTGCGCCGGGTGCTGCTGCGCCTGTATGCGCTGGACGCGTCGGCGAATGGACCGCAGGTGTTCTCGGCGCAGTCGTTCGACGAGGCGACGACGGACTGGGCCCATCGCCCCGTCGTGAGCGGGAGCGCCCTCGCGAACCTGGGCGCGGTGGCGCGGGACTCCTGGGTGGAGATCGACGTGACCGATGTGGTGACGACGTCGGGGCGTCATGCCTTCGCGTTGGTGCCGGACTCGGCGGATGGGTTGCGCTTCGCCTCGGCCGAGGCCAGCGAGCGCGGCATCATCGACGCCGCGCCCCAGCTCGTCGTCGTCAAGGACGCGGCGCCGCGCTGCTCGTACCGGGGCACGAAGCCCTCGGGGACGACGGCGTGGGTGAGGCAGTCCACGGCGGTGGAGGCGGAGCGCTCGCACCACACCGCGCCCGCGCCGGGAGGGGGCTTCGTCGTCCTCAGCCACCAGGAGCAGACGCGGGATGCGCCTGTCTCGGCCGAGTGGACGGACGTCATCACGCTGCACCGCGCGGACGGGAGCGTGGTGTGGACGCGGGCCTTCACGCAGGCGCAGGTCTCCTTCACGCGGGTGGCGGTGACGGCGCAGGGTCACGTGCTCGCCGCCGGCTCCTACGCCGGGACGCCGGACCTGGGGACGGGCGCGCTGCCCCAGGGCACCGGCATGTTCGTGCTGGAGCTGACGGCGTCGGGCGCCGTGGAGTGGACGCGGGGCTACACCGCGTGGTTCCAGCGGGCCGACGAGCGGCTCGACAATCCGATGCAGGTGCTCGACCTGGCCACGGACGCGCAGGGCGGGGCGGTGCTGGTGGGCACCTTCTGGGGCTACACGGACTTCGGCGCCGGGCCCGTCTACTCCGGCAAGCCGTTCCCCTATGACGACACGTATCCGAACTCGTACGTGCTGAAGCTGGACGGGCAGGGGGGTTATCAGTGGGCGAAGCTGCTCCTGGCGGACACGCTGCGCGGCACTCAGGCGACGAGCGTCGCGGTGGATGCCGCGGGACAGGTCACCGTGGGCGGCTGGGCAGGGAGGGCGACGGACTTCGGCGTGGGGCCGGACGCGCGAATCGGTCCCTTCGTGGCCCGGTGGGACGCGAGCGGTGCGCACCGCTGGGTGCGCGTCATCCCGGTCTACTTCAGCAGCCTGCGTGCCTTGACCGTCATGCCGGACGGCGGCGTCGCGTTCATCGGAGACTTCGGTGGCCGCTTCGACTTCGCGGGGCAGTCCTACGCCAGCCGCGAGCCGGACGAGTACGACGGTGGGCCTCGGGACACGATGCTCGGTCGGCTGAGCGCCACGGGGGCGGACGTGGTGCTGCGCACGTTCCGTGAGCTGACGTTCCAGGACCTCATCGTCGACGCCCAGGGCCACCTGGTGACGACGCAGGCGGGCGGCGGGAGTCTCCTCGGCCTGGGCGACGTGGGCCCGTTGGAGTCGGAGGCGCCGTACCGGCCCACGGTGGCGAGCTTCACGGACGCGTTGGAGACGCGCTGGGTCCGGGTGTTCGACCCGCTCCAGTCGAACCTCCTGCTCACGTCGCAGCCGGGAGGCATCCTCTTCACCGGAGACCTGGTCGGCGCGTTCGAGGTGGATGGCGTCTGGTACACGCCGACGTCACGTCGCTCGGACGTGCTGCACCTGCTGCTGCGGCCGTAG